tctgcaggggacaaaactcaggactgaaccaaacgctgcaggggacaaaactcaggactgaaccaaacgctggaggggacaaaactcaggactgaaccaaacgctggaggggacaaaactcaggactgaaccaaacgctggaggggacaaaactcaggactgaaccaaactctgcaggggacaaaactcaggactgaaccaaacgctgcaggggacaaaactcaggactgaaccaaactctgcaggggacaaaactcaggactgaaccaaacgctggaggggacaaaactcaggactgaaccaaacgctggaggggacaaaactcaggactgaaccaaacgctgcaggagacaaaactcaggactgaaccaaacgctggaggggacaaaactcaggactgaaccaaacgctggaggggacaaaactcaggactgaaccaaacgctggaggggacaaaactcaggactgaaccaaacgctgcaggAGACAAAACTCAGGAAtgaaccaaacgctgcaggggacaaaactcaggactgaaccaaacgctggaggggacaaaactcaggactgaaccaaacgctggaggggacaaaactcaggactgaaccaaacgctggaggggacaaaactcaggactgaaccaaactctgcaggggacaaaactcaggactgaaccaaacgctgcaggggacaaaactcaggactgaaccaaacgctggaggggacaaaactcaggactgaaccaaacgctgcaggggacaaaactcaggactgaaccaaacgctgcaggggacaaaactcaggactgaaccaaacgctggaggggacaaaactcaggactgaaccaaacgctggaggggacaaaactcaggactgaaccaaactctgcaggggacaaaactcaggactgaaccaaacgctgcaggggacaaaactcaggactgaaccaaacgctggaggggacaaaactcaggactgaaccaaacgctgcaggggacaaaactcaggactgaaccaaacgctgcaggggacaaaactcaggactgaaccaaactctgcaggggacaaaactcaggactgaaccaaacgctggaggggacaaaactcaggactgaaccaaactctgcaggggacaaaactcaggactgaaccaaacgctggaggggacaaaactcaggactgaaccaaactctgcaggggacaaaactcaggactgaaccaaacgctgcaggggacaaaactcaggactgaaccaaactctgcaggggacaaaactcaggactgaaccaaatgctgcaggggacaaaactcaggactgaaccaaactctgcaggggacaaaactcaggactgaaccaaacgctgcaggggacaaaactcaggactgaaccaaactctgcaggggacaaaactcaggactgaaccaatctctgcaggggacaaaactcaggactgaaccaaacgctgcaggggacaaaactcaggactgaaccaaacgctgcaggggacaaaactcaggactgaaccaaacgctgcaggggacaaaactcaggactgaaccaaactctgcaggggacaaaactcaggactgaaccaaactctgcaggggacaaaactcaggactgaaccaaacgctggaggggaaaaaactcaggactgaaccaaacgctggaggggacaaaactcaggactgaaccaaactctggaggggacaaaactcaggacagaaccaaacgctgcaggagacaaaactcaggactgaaccaaactctgcaggggacaaaactcaggactgaaccaaacgctgcaggggacaaaactcaggactgaaccaaactctgcaggggacaaaactcaggactgaaccaaactctggaggggacaaaactcaggacagaaccaaacgctgcaggagacaaaactcaggactgaaccaaacgctgcaggggacaaaactcaggactgaaccaaacgctgcaggggacaaaactcaggactgaaccaaactctgcaggggacaaaactcaggactgaaccaaactctgcaggggacaaaactcaggactgaaccaaactctgcaggggacaaaactcaggacagaaccaaacgctggaggggacaaaactcaggactgaaccaaactctgcaggggacaaaactcaggactgaaccaaacgctggaggggacaaaactcaggactgaaccaaactctgcaggggacaaaactcaggactgaaccaaacgctggaggggacaaaactcaggactgaaccaaacgctgcaggggacaaaactcaggactgaaccaaacgctgcaggggacaaaactcaggactgaaccaaacgctggaggggacaaaactcaggactgaaccaaacgctgcaggggacaaaactcaggactgaaccaaacgctggaggggacaaaactcaggactgaaccaaacgctgcaggggacaaaactcaggactgaaccaaactctgcaggggacaaaactcaggactgaaccaaacgctgcaggggacaaaactcaggactgaaccaaacgctggaggggacaaaactcaggactgaaccaaacgctggaggggacaaaactcaggactgaaccaaactctgcaggggacaaaactcaggactgaaccaaactctgCAGGGGCCAAattcaggactgaaccaaacgctgcaggggacaaaactcaggactgaaccaaacgctggaggggacaaaactcaggactgaaccaaacgctgcaggggacaaaactcaggactgaaccaaactctgcaggggacaaaactcactgctgaaccaaacgctggaggggacaaaactcaggactgaaccaaacgctgcaggggacaaaactcaggactgaaccaaacgctggaggggacaaaactcaggactgaaccaaactctgcaggggacaaaactcaggactgaaccaaacgctgcaggggacaaaactcaggactgaaccaaacgctgcaggggacaaaactcaggactgaaccaaacgctgcaggggacaaaactcaggactgaaccaaactctgcaggggacaaaactcaggactgaaccatactctgcaggggacaaaactcaggacagaaccaaacgctggaggggacaaaactcaggactgaaccaaactctacaggggacaaaactcaggactgaaccaaactctgcaggggacaaaactcaggactgaaccaaacgctggaggggacaaaactcaggactgaaccaaacgctggaggggacaaaactcaggactgaaccaaacgctgcaggggacaaaactcaggactgaaccaaacgctgcaggggacaaaactcaggactgaacgaaacgctgcaggggacaaaactcaggactgaaccaaactctgcaggggacaaaactcaggactgaaccaaactctgcaggggacaaaactcaggactgaaccaaactctgcaggggacaaaactcaggactgaaccaaactctgcaggggacaaaactgAAGAAGAGAAGAAGCCGGTTAAGGTGAGTTTTAAACCTGGATGAAACCAGATCTAGACTAGTATCAGACCTCAAAACTGGACCGGAGCTGCTGGTCTGAATgctttattaaaactttttctcCAACATcatggatttgaaccagggcctttttgCTGCGAGCCAGcagtgctgaccactacaccatCATGTCCCCCTGTTTTCTACAGAAAATTCCATGATAACCCAGGCTTTCCGTGTTGGATTTCTGAGCGTCTGCCTCCCGGATTCTCCTTTCCAGAAAAGCTGGAGATGAATCAGAGTGACTGAGGCTTCAGGTAGcatgttgtttttctctgaaagagcgccctctgctggaaaACTACGACAATCACAGATTTGGAAAATCATAACGGGCGGCGGCGCCGTCCTCACCGGTCCTGTGGATGGAGACGGGGGAGGTGTCCACGCTGATGGTCATGGCTCTCTCCTTCTGCTTGAAAAACTCCCGCGGGTTTCCGGACCGCTGGGCGATGATGGCCTTGGCTTCCTGAGAACAGAAGTTCAGAAGTGGATGGGTTCCTGAAGCAGGTTCTAGTCTGAACATTGGGAGGTAGAGGGCTCTTCTCAGGATGTTGTTCCTTTATGAACAGACGCTGATCTCAAAGGGCTGTGATTGGTCTAAGCTGCCAGTCTCCGCCCACATTCTGAGGAGCGTCTTCCACTCTTCATGTGTAACCAGAAGCACATCCCTGCAAGTATCTGATGTTGGTGTATTTATGTAGAAATCCTCCTTTCTACTGTGGTTCTGGAGTAGAAATGAGCCACAGGAACCTTTCTTTGTTCTCTGACTTCAGAACCTACAGAAAGGTTCTCCTGTGGTTCTGTGGCGGTTCTTCATTCTGGTTTTCAGACTGACCTCTACCTCAGACTCCTTGCGGTCCAGGTTCAGGTCTTCGAGGCTCGGCTCTGCTGCCTGTGGACAGAAAGAGGAGATGCAGAGCAGGAAGTGCAGCAGACCTCAGCAGAACTTCAGAAATGTCCAGAACCTTGGTTCAGAATGTTTATGGAACGTGTCAGTGGCCTCCAGACTGTGCTGCTGCCACGGGATGCTAACGGGGCAAATACTACAGATTACTCATTACTTTCATACTCATTGTTGCCGCCTAAACCttttcaaaaactttgaacCAGTTAACGGGATTTGAAGTTAAAGTGGGAGCCTGCATGTATAAAGTTtgggttttatttcttttcatcatGTTGCCTTCTATAATTAGTAACTAGAATTTTCATAAATCTGTAGTTTTAAAGATGAATATTTAACTTAACTTATAATATATTATCTAATTTAAGCAGTTATTACTAGTAATGAGTCAATGATAGGATTACaaaaagaaactatgtcctgatTTTTCTTATCTGAAGTACAATCAATGTATTATACTATATTATattatactatactatactatactaacCTATACTATGTtatatgatatgatatgatattATATTATATGTGACTCTAATGGGGTTGGGGGAGGGGGTCTTGCCTGGGGAGTAACTCAGTGTAGAACGGCCACTGGGACCCCAACCTACAGGAGAACAGGTGAACTCACCATGGAGGTCTGGCTCCTCATTCGCTCcctggcctcctcctcctcctgcatctTCTTCCTGCAGGGACGTCATTACCGGTTGAAGGAGAACCCCGACGTTCTCCAGGAGATACGTTCCACTTTCAGGCTGTTTTTCTCACCTGTGCTCCTCGATCTGCCGCTCCCTCTCACGGTACCTCTTTTCCCGGTTTTCCTGCTCCTTTCTCTCCAGCTCCATACGCTCCTCCTCGAAACGCTGCCGCTCCTCTGCagccttcttcttctcctcctccttcctcatcTCTTCTTCGCGCTAAATAGACGCGGGAGACAAAAGTCCAGAGTGTCGTTAAATGATGGTTTGGATTTTGAGGAAACAAGGAGGAGAAAACAAGAAGAGGAGAAAGGAggatgtcctcctcctcctcctcctcctcctcctcctcctcctcctcccataCCTTGGCCTGCTCCCAGAACTCCTCCCTGTTGATCTTCTTCATCTCCACCTCTGCGTTGGTCTTCTCGTACACGGTTCCCTGCAGCAGAGAACAGAGCGTCAGAACTTCAGGAAAAGCTTTTCCTCAGAACTTGAGGAAAAGCTCCTCAGAGAGGAGCGGCTCTGGCAGAAGAACCTCGTCTGGACAAGTCCAGGCAGGAGGTGAAGAGAGGAGAGATGTTGGAGCAACAGAACCTCCTCGTACCACGTCTGCGTGATCTTCCTCTCGGGTTTTTAGGCGACCCAGGACTGGACTTGCTACCCCCGCCGTCCCGTTGGTCATCCGCTGCCCGATGGCCGAGGGTTCGATGTCATCCAGACTGCTGGCGTTGACGATGACCTCCACGCCCTGCAgagcagaaccacagatgagCGTCTGTGATCCGCTAGCTCAGCCATGGACCAGAAGATGAGGATGGACAGATAGGAGGAGGAGTAGGAGGAGacttgtgacatcacaaatacgGTTTCAGATCGAGATTTAAAAGAGCCGTTTGGTCTGTAAATACGGAGtcatgaaaaaatatttgtgttgggtaaaagaacaaaatatacCTGataacacacacaaccacacacaaccacacacacactgttccTGATCCGTTTGGGTCTGCGTTTCCGTGAGGTTCTGGTGTCTCTTTGGTGGTTCTGACCTGGAAGAAGTCGGCGATGGTCGCCACGTGGCTGGCACAGGCGCATTTCCGTGCATCCGGCACGTCATCTCCAACCTGCAGAAGAGAACCGTTTCAGAACGGGGGGGGCTGAAGACGTAAAGATCTCTGAAATAATGTTCAGCAGCATCAAACCACTGAAACGCTATAAGACCATCGTGTGAAAGGCTCTCATCCCCCCCGTCCCCCTGCAGTAATGGACCATTCCATCAACAGGAAAATGAAGCTAATTATCCAAAGAAAACGACAAAGAGACGCAGGAAACGTGTGGCCACACTTCTAGAAGTGacagaagacaaaaagaaaacggaAAAATGAAGATAGAGAAGGTCCAGAAGGAGAAAAGGGACAGAAAGGAGAGAAAAGGCAAAGGGGGGgcagaaaatgatcattttgagaatatttctttatttccaaACGGAACCGCTTCGTTCAACTTTTTTTGCTTCTGTAGTGAAAGTtgataaattaaagaaaagactGAAGATTTGTTCCACCTAGAAGAACAGATTTGATCAAACTCAACCTTTTTGAAGGAAATATACAGCATATAAATCCCATTTAACATTTGAAGGGGATTTCACTTCATCAATGCTTAGAAAACATCTGATTCCCTCCAGGAAGGGATAACAGGAAAACAGGAATGCAGCCGCTGCAGAGGACCCCCCGTAATGTGCACCCGGGCCCCCAAACGGCCAAGTCCGGCCCTGGGCAGCAGCAGCACTCGGACTCGGTTCAGATGAACCCAATCAGGTCGGTTTCATTTGATCGCAGGGATGTTTgggatttctccttttttacattttatggtTCGAGTTtcaataaatgcatttgtttttgccCCCCCAAAATGATCTGTGCCCCCGGCAGATAAACTCCTCTGGTCTGTGAGGATGCTGAGCCCATTAGGGTCTATTGTTTGAACAGAACCCCCCTCCTTCAGTAATCACGGCCCATTGGAACCAGAGCCGCAAACACAAGAGCTGCACTGATCCGTTCATTCATCTGTCAGTAAATAGAGGATGCAGCTGCACCTTTTCTCCTGGGGGGTTTGGCCCGGTTTGGTTCTTTCGATTCTGCACTAAAGTATGGTCTGCTGGCTCTAGTCCCAGCCTGCTTCAAGAACCAAATTCCTTCCTGTTTCTGTTCGTGTAGAGTTCTGATCCGTCAGAACAACTGATCACAAACATTCATGGAGTCCAGCTTCCTCCccccacaaataaaataaaacagcaattcTCAGAAGGAAGAACTTTGGTTTTTAGTGAGAAAATGGTAAACATACATTTAGAAAGCATGTAATTATCACCAAAAACCTTTAAACAAACAGAGATCATGGAAGTTCCTGCGGGTTCTGGAGAGGATTGCAGCATCAGGTTCTGATGAAGCTAAAGTGATGTTTAAGAAAGACGCAAATGTTCCTGCAGTTACACTACTGAGCAGCAGGGGGCAGTGCAAGCTGTGGATCTGACTGCACAGAAACACCTGAGGTTGTTTTTAACAGAATCACAGCCAGAAAAACTGCAGCCtgtgacaaaaaacagaaagccGTTTTTAAAACGCGactttttcagcagcagagaagcagcagcagagaagcagcagcagagaagcagcagagaagcagcagcagcaggtcaggTTGGTGGGATCCACAGATGTTCTCCTCACCAATCTTAACCTCTTTTCTGGTTGAACTGGGTTAGAGTCTCCGGTCCAGACAATGACCCCGGGTGACCCCCCCTCAGTGACTCACCCAGTTGATGAGGATGTACCGCGGCAGAGCGGCGCTGGGCTCCTTCAGGCTGCAGAAGCCGTACATCACCCTGCTGCTGTCAAAGGTCAGCGCGATCTCTGCCAGGCCCCCCCCTACGGGACAGAGAAGTCAGTACTGCAGGTTCTGCTGAGGTTATGCTCATCAGAACTTTCTCTTTTCCACAGATGAAACCTGCAGACCCGAGCCTCGCTCACGCCACTCAACCACAACATCCTCAAACTGACAACAGAGAAAGACAAACACCAACCTCCAGATCCTGCCAGCGTCAGGTCATTGTTGTCGTCTTCATACGTGTACAAAGCCCTGCAGAGAGCAGAAGACGGGTCAACGGAGCCCGTTACCCACATGTATGCTGATGACATCATTCATTACTAACGGACCAAACCGCTAAAGAGACAACAAACGTTTGTGTCATCGGTTTAACCTCCATCAGGAGAGGCAGCactgagtgtgagtgtgtgtgagtgtgagtgtgtgtgagtgtgtgtgtgtgagtgtgagtgggtgtgagtgtgtgtgtgttcatctgtctgtaacctTTATCTTGCCGTTTTTCAGGAGTCATTCTGATAATTCTCATCAGACGTCTGAACCTGCTGTTGATAAAACATTCTGTTACGAGACACATCCGTCGGTAAATGTTCTGCCTTCTTTGGCGAACACgaacacgcacaccaacacgcCGTACGTCTGTagctcctttcctttcctttaagGCCCAGAATCATTGACATTTTCAGTCACATTCACACTCTGACGGTGCCAACCCAAACCACCAGGAGCACcgtgggttcagtgtcttgcccaaggacacttggcAAGGGGAAATCCAGGAACTGAACCGCTCCACCTCTGCATCATGGCTGCCGCCACAATCTGACCCTGAAAGAACCTCACAGACCCAAAGCTCAGCGCCGCTGAAACCTCTCAATAAATGTCTGTTGTGTTTCTATGActgaaacaataataaatatttgattaattataacaataaaataataacatatTTCTATGGATTGCAGTAAATCAAACCGTTTATAAGCCAAAGAACCTCCCAGAAGAAACATCTCTCATGCATCTGTCCATCAGTCCACAAGAGTCGCCGTGACCGCGGCGGCTTTGAACGCCTCATAGAACCACAGAACTAAAACCCAAAGACGACTGTATCAGACCTGCTCTGCTCTCTGCACCAGAACCATGAAGAAAAGTCCTGAAAGCCAGAAGACCGGCGGTCTATGAGCGTCACCAGGCCACATCAGGACCGGTTAACCTGACTGATAGGTCTGAATCCGTTCTTCGGTTTTTCATGCGTTCCTTGCTTTGGTTCTCCGTCGTCTCAGGTGGGACGTTCTCgtgctttgttttggtttctctCCTCTTCTCCGTTGGAGCTCCTCTCCCTGTTGGATCTTTCCTTGGTTCCGTGAATACGGAGTTCCTGGGAATCCTATCCTTTGATCCGGACGATGTTCCTGTCGGGGTCGATGTGTTCAAACAGACTCCGCCTCACCTCCATCCGACAATGTTCTGCTGGGTTTGTGTTCCAGTTCCCATGATGCTCTGGTCTTCCTCATTGATAGAGCTGCTCTGAAATCCCAGAAAtgtctgccccccacccccacggGGATTAGCCCTGCAGCTACATGACCTCATGCTGGTTCGGCTCCAAGCTTTACTTTGGCCGCAGTCTGACTTCCTGCTGACCTCGGCCCCCGCCCCGTCCTTCCATCCGGGTTCTGCTGAGGACCAGCTAATCAGCCTCAACCACAAAATCTTCATCAGGATGCTTCTGTCATCCAATCAGGACAGAGCTGTCCTTGCTGCACCGATCCATGTGGTTGAGTGTGAAGGACAGAAGTTCTGCGCCCTGAAAACATCTGATCTAAGGGGGAGGAGCCACGTCTtcatggaggagaagctgctgaGAGGAGCACCTCCTTAtactgacgtcacctgaacgcatgacgacacctgaacgcatgacgtcacctgaacatctgacgtcacctgaacgcatgacgtcacctgaacatctgacgtcacctgaacgcatgacgtcacctgaacatctgacgtcacctgaacgtctgacgtcacctgaacgcatgacgtcacctgaacgcatgacgtcacctgaacgcatgacgtcacctgaacgcatgacatcacctgaacgcatgacgtcacctgaacgtctgacgtcacctgaacgcatgacgtcacctgaacgcatgacgtcacctgaacgcatgacgtcacct
The DNA window shown above is from Oryzias latipes chromosome 14, ASM223467v1 and carries:
- the dbn1 gene encoding drebrin isoform X5; this translates as MAVNLSQNRLVLLTAYQDVIDETSDTDWALYTYEDDNNDLTLAGSGGGGLAEIALTFDSSRVMYGFCSLKEPSAALPRYILINWVGDDVPDARKCACASHVATIADFFQGVEVIVNASSLDDIEPSAIGQRMTNGTAGVASPVLGRLKTREEDHADVGTVYEKTNAEVEMKKINREEFWEQAKREEEMRKEEEKKKAAEERQRFEEERMELERKEQENREKRYRERERQIEEHRKKMQEEEEARERMRSQTSMAAEPSLEDLNLDRKESEVEEAKAIIAQRSGNPREFFKQKERAMTISVDTSPVSIHRTASRDSAAAATSPIPKIVTTPIKEDFSREEDLWDPEPEQKPPVQESTATKPVQSVAPQSRDPPSFSTWDSGSDKLVNLWDGSSAPISNLTQTSNLVDLMGDTDVLHDDAPPSTAAASSRPQPLLSFDEVVDGSFCPRTGAEDDPSSLVDITGSDQMTLSYQHALQHASGVGPQLDDAQLLMTNGEPLLKEGTQASEGYFSQSQEEEFGQSEESSAKPAPVFYNRPPEIDITCWDTDPVVDEDDD
- the dbn1 gene encoding drebrin isoform X4, whose protein sequence is MAVNLSQNRLVLLTAYQDVIDETSDTDWALYTYEDDNNDLTLAGSGGGGLAEIALTFDSSRVMYGFCSLKEPSAALPRYILINWVGDDVPDARKCACASHVATIADFFQGVEVIVNASSLDDIEPSAIGQRMTNGTAGVASPVLGRLKTREEDHADVGTVYEKTNAEVEMKKINREEFWEQAKREEEMRKEEEKKKAAEERQRFEEERMELERKEQENREKRYRERERQIEEHRKKMQEEEEARERMRSQTSMAAEPSLEDLNLDRKESEVEEAKAIIAQRSGNPREFFKQKERAMTISVDTSPVSIHRTGNDDDDDAASRDSAAAATSPIPKIVTTPIKEDFSREEDLWDPEPEQKPPVQESTATKPVQSVAPQSRDPPSFSTWDSGSDKLVNLWDGSSAPISNLTQTSNLVDLMGDTDVLHDDAPPSTAAASSRPQPLLSFDEVVDGSFCPRTGAEDDPSSLVDITGSDQMTLSYQHALQHASGVGPQLDDAQLLMTNGEPLLKEGTQASEGYFSQSQEEEFGQSEESSAKPAPVFYNRPPEIDITCWDTDPVVDEDDD